AAAATATGCTTCTATAGATTTTTGCTTAATTATCAGTGATTAGGTTACAAAAGCATGCTGCAGCAACTGTTAGGTCCTTTTTAAAAGGCAGAGGGTCTACATACATAATTAGCCTCTTAATTATTAAAATCCTTTATTCAATGTATTTATGAATCCCTTTAATTAGTACtggcattttttaattcttttaaaacccAAGGTAATATTTTGTGCTTCACTGTTGAGTATAATGGTTAGTATTCATCTCAATGTCACATTCTAGAACCAAGCTGTTATTAAGGAATCTTAttatgtagatttttaaagaaatatatgttcATTTCTTTCGCATTCTTAGAAAAGTGTTATAAGAAATGAGGGACagcttggggtgcttgggtgtctcagtcggtaaagcatctgacttctcttggggtcatgatcttagggtcctaaaatcaagccctgcctctgctcccttcTCAGCGAATGTCTGgttcttactctccctctgtctctacccctctccagcctcctctgcatgtgtgtgtgtatgtgttcaagTGCGCACACACGagtcctcactctctctctctcaaataagttgataaaatcttgaaaaaaaaagaaatgaggaatagTTTAAAGCAGCATAAATATTGTAAAGTAGTTCTTAAAGACTTcaaatgatattaataatttcaaaagagattttaattatagttttaattcaTCATTCTCTGAGATACTAAGAACAACTTTTTCTTCCCTCTATATGTGAAATATCTGATACACATCACTAGTGGAAATGATAACATATCACGGTTTTTAAGGGAGGAAATGGATGTTTCTAATATTCATGAAACAAAAAGTACTGTCTTAAATTACATggcacatttttaaatacataagcTCACAAGAACAAATAACTCCATTTTGGATATTTAGTTAtcaaaaactgttttatttttaaaataagaaagtaaatgcTTGTATAATGCACATATACACAAGTGGATGCAACTGGTTTACAGCTccaaaacatctttttttctaaataatgtatTGCTCTGATTTGACTAACATCTGAGCTCTTTTTTACATAGCAAATTATTTAGTATCTAACATTATAGAATCCTATTACATTATAAAATCCTATACAATGTAAATATAGTGTTTATGTTACATGTTTGTTTACAAGGAAAAACTAAACAACTTAAAACATTGTTTCTACtctaaaaaaaaacattgtttctaCTCTAAAGCATTATTCTCAGCTCACTGCCctcctaaatatttttagatcCAGATTATGGCTGATGTGGAAGAGACATCAAGGGAAATAATCTAATTCTgtaaaaactttttctttctttctttctttccttttttttttaaagatttcatttatttgacagagacacagctagagagagaacacaagtagggggagtgagagacggagaagcaggcctccaccgatcaaggagcccaatgcaggcccaAATCCAGGACGCCAGAACTATggccccagccaaaggcagaaattcaacgactgagccacccaggggccccgtaAAAGCTTTTAAACTTAATTCCGCccataaattatttaacaaaatggaTTCCCCTGTTCTGCCGgaaatcaaaattttctttttcacacaaCAACTATTAGAGCTCTATTATCAGCTCTTGCTTGTCCCTGCAgcttggagaaaaatgaaacccaaTTAGGGCTGAATAAAGAGTTAtaagggcggggtgggggacggTGTCGGGATTTCATCAAAACAGGAAGCATAACCAGACTCCTGAGACTTGTAAGCGCCCCTGCATTAGGTGGCTACTCCGTGAACAGGTATTTATTTGAAATGGTTCTATCTGTCCCGGCCCAGGCCTTCATCTCACTGCCCTgaccactctgctctctctctctgcaggtcATGATGATGGGCAGCACCCGCGTGGCCGAGCTGCTGCTGCTCTATGGCGCCGAGCCCAACTGTGCGGACGAAGCCACCCTCACCCGACCTGTGCACGACGCGGCCCGGGAGGGCTTCCTGGACACGCTCATGGTACTGCACCGAGCAGGGGCGCAGCTGGACGTGCGCGATGCCTGGGGCCGCCTGCCGGTGGACCTGGCTGAGGAGCGGGGCCACCGCGCTGTCGCCCGGTACCTGCGCGCAGCTGCAGGAGACTGATGACAGGTACCCCCAGCCGCCCacaacatttcttttctcccctgttccccacccccaacttagTGCATGGGAGGCTACAAATGTGGAGCGGCGGAAAGCCTGAAAGCCTTCCAGGAGACTTGACTCACCGTccgggaggagaagcagagagtgaatacaattttttttttttttttttttttttttttggtctttgttcttttcctctggaTCCTGCCCTCACACTCAGGGCAGCCAAACGCAGAGGTGATGCAAATGGACTTCCAGAGAGATTCAAGAGCTGAATGTGAAGCTCCCGGGTGTCGGGTGTCGTTTACTTTTCAGGGTTTTCTGGCAAAAAGCGGCCCATTAAGTCCCTAACGACCCCAGGTGTTTGCCAAACTTCACTGGAAAGACGCTGGCGGCAGAGTGGGAGGCGGCCATGATAGGCATTTGAGCTCGAGGCAGAAGACACATTTGCCCCACTGACCTTGAAAGAGGGTACTGGAAGCCCCTACTTTAGGTCTGAGGCGCCTGGGGCTAGAAGGAGAACTCTGAAGACTGAGGAGATGACAACGAAGATGCTGAAGATGAGTTCGACAGTAGACAGCATCAGCAGGTGCCCAGGGCTTTACAGGCTGTGTGTTGCCATCCAAGTCCCCTGCGAAGCCCTGGGGACTTGCACTCAGCTCCACCGGATAGTGACGGGAAAGGAGGATTCCAGAGCCACCTGGAATTTGCCCACAGATTCTAGGATCCCTGGGTCAAGAAGATACAGAACAGCTCTGGAGAGGGGCGGGTGCAGCTGTTTGTTACTCAATCCACGGGAGATTCTTGGAGAGTTCAGAAGTCAGCGCACAGGGTGATGTGGTGGATTGCAGTAAGAGCGACTGTCACGATTAACTGTAACGATTTGCTCCATCTATATACGATAGGATAAAGGACTTCCCTCCCCCTGAGATGAAAAGATTTtgcaatattttgtatttatgagtTGTTCTTCAGTAACAATCTTACTGGGGAGGCTTTAAATAACAAAGTAAGTTGCGCCTGGGGGTAAAGAACTATAGCTTTTAAATCAAGCTCTGGCACAGTGCCAAAGCTTAGACCCTTTCATCCTTaacctatttatttctttgttaaattttctGACTGTATCCTTTACTAGAGTGTGTCAGAGGATCAAACTATGAAATATTCCAATTATCTTGTAGAAAACTGAGGCACTTACCCAGTAAACTCTCTTGGGGTATTTCCCAAAGTGTGGCTGAAAGAGTAAATTGaatataaaactgttaaaaatagaTGATGATGGCTCACAGAATGTCTTCATATCTGCAGAACAAACTAAAAGTGCACGGCTTTGAGATTTAATGTCCAGTGTTGCTTGATTCCTTATGGCATTGGAACAACTGATACATCAATgctttaataaacaaaaacagtagaTTGGATTCTAAGATGTGgatattttggtttaaaaatgtatGATCATGGATTTACCACTAATTCCTGAGAAATGTTAAAGACTCAAAGAGGTTCatttctctcactctttgtaataattattgataaatgaTACCAGCAACAATTGATTTTAAAACACTGCTATATATACATAGGAAAAGGTTTATGaattgtgggagagagagagagaaacagaagaaaaaaaaactaatttgagAGACCAAAAGAAGGGGAttcattaaattgaatttaaaaatctttacttcCCCATCAGTTCTTTATACCCAGATGAACACATTACTGGGGAAAGTTAGTTGAGAATCAGAGCATTTCTTATTGGGAAAAATGTGGAAGCACTTATTGATGTTAACTTGTTCCAggcatatattaaaatacatttgttcatttaatatttaaacctGATAGAtgtcattttccagatgagaacaaGATAGAGAAATATTAgttgataattttttataataggGTATAATTTTTCCAATGTTCAAGACATGGTTCAAGATTCTACCTGAAGAAGAGCAAGTAGAATTGGTGATCTGGAAAAATGATAGAAGTCATCTGAAGAAGCAATTCTGTGGACGGCCTtatgtagaaaatacaaaagtcATTGTCACTTAAAATACAAAAGGTCTGAGGTGCCtcattggctcagttggtagagcatgtgactcttgatcttggggtcatgagttcaagcaccacactGGATGCAgagatttgatttaatttatttatttttaaaactgaaataaaagagTTCTGCTTCCGTGTATATGTTAGCAGCTAATTACTCCAAATTCTGACATCCAAAGTTTTCATTATTAACAACCTATTGAGTCTTCTGTGAAAACGTGAATAATTTGAGGGTTGGTATAATTTCTTAGTGTTCAATTCACTAAGCTGCAAATAGACATGAACATGTAAGaagatacaattttaatttttaattttaaaaattagttgaagGAGCAACAATGTCACAATACTTTCCATGATCTTCTCCTGTTCTACTTATAATgccagggaagaaagagggaatgtAGTTAGGACCTGATTGGAAAATGGAAGACCTGGGTCCCAGTATTAGTTCTCCAACTACACAACCTGAGTCTTGTGACTTAGATTAGTCTCAATTTCCCTCCTTTATAAAAGATAGGCATTAGACTAGAGTACTCCAAAGTTCCCTACCATCACTAAGGCTTTACCCCTTTATGAATTTGTGGCATAGAAGACTGAGTGAGGTCTTATATTTTATTAGTAATAATTGTGCCATATCACAAGTCGAGGAAAGATATATAGAAGAATAGAGAGGAAAGAATTCTGGAGCCCTGGGAGGGGGGAGAAATCTTGTTTAAGCACCACCTCCACCAGTTACTTGAAAAATTACAGATAAATTTGTAAGAACTAGGAGCAGAAAGAATGCTTTGCAAATTAATAGTTTGAAAGTTAATGTCTTTCTCACTTTGTTTTCACCTCTCATTTTCCCTGTTGCGTTCTGCATTTCTCTTATGCCAATGGAAGCCACTAGaggaattaatttattaaaatgagataaGCAAGTAGAACAAATAGATTTATAAAGTAATACTGAAGTAGGCAATACAAACTAATATAAATGTTCTGAAAGaaaaagtggttttttgtttttttttttaagattatttatttatttatttgacagacagagatcacaagtaggcagagaggcaggcagagggagagaggaggaagcaggctccccgctgagcagagcgcctgatgtggggctcgatcccaggaccctgggatcatgacctgagctgaaggcagaggcttaaccactgaaccacccaggcacccctctttttttttttttttaagatttattatttatttgacagatcacaagtaggcagaggcaggcagagagagaggagaaagcaggctccctgctgagcagagagctggatggggcttaatcccaggaccctgggatcaggaccctgggatcacgacctgagctgaaggcagagtctttaacccactgagccacccaggtacctcttgATTTctgagtcttgatcttggggtggtgaattcaagccccaggctgggctgtagagcttactttaaaaaagggagagagagagagtgtgtgcgtgtgtgtgtttgtgtgtgtgtgtgtgtgtgtgtgtgtgagagagagagagagagagagagagagagttgggggtaCCAGAAAGAATAAAGTGCTAAAGGCGAGAAAATGCTAAAATATGTAGTCATTAGAAAGATAAGTAACTCCGGAAACAGCTGTCATGGATCTGACAGACCCATTTCTAAGGATTTGTACTTTCTGGTTTGTTTCTCTTGGATTCCTTGAAACTTTAGGTCCTTAAATTTTGCCTAGGAGATTGTAGAAACCAGCTGGTTGGGGAAGACGTCTATATCACCTAAATGTGCACCTGCCAGCTCTCCAGGAGGGCAGAGAAGAAGATGAAAGCAACAAAAGGAATACAAGGAGGAACTGCCCGGTGGTGTTTTGTGGAAGAAGGGCCAGTAATTCAACAGAAttaatcaaatcaaaacaaaacaaacttgttTGATCTACATATTGATGGGAATTGTGAAATGATCCCAGGCCTAAAATAATGAGAATCTGCTCATTGCCTACTGCCTTGGTTTTCTATAAAACTTGTCTCAAGTTCAGCTATGACAAATAGGTTGGctcctttcttgcctcttgaCTCCTGTACTCAGATTTTACTATCATTCCTTGTATAAGGAAAAGAATTACTTTACTTTTAGAAGTGGTACAATTtgtatatcatttatatttacttatagaATTATGCATAATATGtatcatgtataatatatataactctaaatttaagtatttaaatttatatgtatttaattttaaaattttaatttaactataaatttaaatatttaaatttacatatatttataacttcattattaattttatcacAAATTTGCCTTGAAACTAGTGCTGCTAGTGAAATGATACATAACTAGCATGGATTACATACTAAGCTCACTAATATAAGTCAACCGGTACCTCAAAactgagcatccaactctgatTCACTAATTTAAAGtttgaaataaatagaaaccaaagattttgctggggaaaaaaaccctgagaGATGCATGAAGATGACATGCCTACTCACAGCTATCCGTGTTATAGTGGAGGTGTACAAAGGAAGCCCAAACACCTGTTGATCCCTTTTCCACTCAGAAGCCCTGGGCATTAGATTTCCAGCGCCTGTGGGTCTGAGTTGCTGGGTTCCACCACCTCTCCTCGGGCACAGGAGAAACTCTGTAACCCCTGTATCTCCTCCCAAAATGCCACCTGGAGTTATAAACACTAACCTTGTCTAAAATATTCGGCCATCTTTGATTACTCTCTAATCTCTGGACTGCCTTTAATAGAGTTACCACAGACAGATCTATCCAGGATTGCAGGAGCCTTTTGATCTGCCGAAATCTCACcatatacaacaacaacaacaaaagtaatgTCATCCCctctctagaaaaaaattaaatgacatttcattttacattcaCCTCAggtattatttatatctttacaAAGATAGTGCTGTCCCTGCCAGTCATTGGAGACCTGTAAAGATAGGGACATGGTTCTCAATCTTGGCTCCATTTGAGAATCATCTACatagagaaatgttttaaaatttagatgtACTAACCATCAGGTCTACAGAATTAGCATCTCTAGGTGTGAGCTGTCCTTGGTggttactttaaaatgtttgcttgTGGTACACTTTCAAAcagtacaaaaaataaacttaagtaaAAATCTCCTAAAATCTCATTACCCCTCCCCATTCTCACTACCAAGGGGtaatgactatttttaaattttttaaattaaccttcCAGAAATATACGTACATACAATTGCAAACACCTCTCACTCAATGTACACATTTGGAAAACATAAATGGGACCATACTATTCCacaacttgtgttttttttttattagtaatagATCTTTGACAACTTCCATTATCAGTACAGATAGATgcacttcatttttttatggctgtataattttatattttatggatgaaacccagtttaaaaaagaaatttattgacAAACACATAATttatctcctttttcctttcttgcttttttttttttgctactataTATGGCGCTATAAGGAATATTTTTGGCATCCTTACATGAACAATCTACAGAAATTTATAGGAGACAAACTTCAAGGGTTAAGAATAcatctctctccaaaaaaaaaggaatacgtctctctcacacacacccatgcacacaaagtgtgtgcatatgtgtgtctttgtgtcaAATCTTTCCAAA
The DNA window shown above is from Mustela erminea isolate mMusErm1 chromosome 12, mMusErm1.Pri, whole genome shotgun sequence and carries:
- the CDKN2B gene encoding cyclin-dependent kinase 4 inhibitor B, whose amino-acid sequence is MREEDKGMLGGGGDDAGLASASARGQVETVRQLLEAGADPNGVNRFGRRPIQVMMMGSTRVAELLLLYGAEPNCADEATLTRPVHDAAREGFLDTLMVLHRAGAQLDVRDAWGRLPVDLAEERGHRAVARYLRAAAGD